tgcagaggaaccttggggtgactgtccaggcaaccagatgtctgtcatttctatagttttggaagttgcttgctctgcacttcctgtttactcaggtaatattgtatGCTCCTTGGATCTCTGATGGGGATTGAAGATTgaacagtttttcttgttaccaaattcagaaaaaaaatttacataagatatgtaaaatattttttgtttgtttgttttgggttttgtttttgtttttgtttttttcgaagacagggtttctctgtattttttgtgcctgtcctggaactcgctctgtagactaggctggcctcaaaatcacaaagatccgcctggctctgcctcccgagtgctgggattaaaggcatgcgccaccaccgcccggctgtatatagtttttttttaaagatttatttatttattatgtatacagtgttgtctgcacatatccctgcaggccagaagagggcaccagatttcattacagatggttgtgagtcaccatgtggttgctgggaattgaactcaggacctttggaagagcaagcagtgctcttaacctctgagccatctctctagcccttgtatatagttttactgttttAGAgctaaaacctttcctttttatttagacaaaaagggggagatgttgTGGGACATTTGTACACTGTTTGAAGATatatttgctgtgattggtgtaataaaaaactgaatggccaatagctacgtaggaagtataggtgggatttctagggagagagaggaagaggaggaagaggaatctaggtattcaggagaagccaggagacatggagaggaaacagaaggtacaagatggaagagaggtaacagcaCATGATAGAcgatagattaatataaatgggttaatttaagttataagagctaattaggaaCAAGCTTGAGCTataggctaagctttcataattaataatatgtcattatttgggagctggctggcagtaCAGAAAAGGTCTCATTACAAGCATCACCATATTTCCCTTCCTTAACTGCTTGAGCCTAGTTTTTCATGTACTTGTAACAGTATCTACTGTAGTGGAGCAGATCAAGGGGCATGCTGGCAGAACACTGGTGTGGTGAAGCCCAAATTTGTGAGGAAGGTTTATCAACAGTGTTCGCGCTAGACACGTAGATTCTAGCATATTACACCACTACTAGAAATCCCATCTTCAAATGGGAAAGAGTAGATAAAATAACCATTGAAAAGTCCGAGGAGATGCGGGCAaaagtggcgcacacctttaatcccagcagttgagggcagaggcaggtggatctctgtgagttccaggccatcctgctacaggagttccacaacagccagagctactcagagaaacactgtcttgaaaaaaaaaaaaaaatctaaggaggcttgtcttagtcagtgttctattgttgtgaagagacgctataactatggcaactcttattttaaaaaagtatttaactgggacttgcttacagtttcagaggtttagtccattattaccatggtggggagcatggtggcacacaggtagacatggtgctggagaagtagctgagagttctatatctggatccacaggtagcaggaagagagagacattgggcttggcatggccttttgaaacctcaaagcccacccccagtgacacacttcctccaacaaggccacaccttctaatccttttcaaatagtgctactctctggtgactaagcatccaactatatgagcctatgggggccgttcttatttaaaccaccataaGGCTGCTGAGGTGGGAAAAGCCCCAAAACTTGGTTAAACAGAAAGCTGATTGTGAGTCCACTGTCACCAGTGATATGCTTCTGTGAAAATTAGAGTAGCAAATCCCTGGTGACCATCACTGGTGCTCAGAACGAGGAGGCAGTGCAGCACACTGGTCCATCACCCCACCCACCTCAGGCTGACTTGTGACTGACATGGGTAGTGCTTATGAATTTGAAGGGGATGGGGGTGTGAATGCTCCCTCTTGGCTTAGCACTTGAGAGGAGACAACTAGCTGCCATTAACAGAATGGAGCCTACTAAGCCACTCATCTTGGGAGCAGAAGGGATTGCTAAGGGGCTGGAGATAAGATTCAGTGATTAAAGAGTGCTCGCTACTCCTCTAGGGACCAGAGTTCAGaacccagcaccatgcctggcagctcacaactgcctgaactGCCGCTCCAGAGGCTCCAACATCCCCTTCTGGTCTCCTTAGACACGCATGGCACACAAGAAtataaaagaaatcttaaaagaaagtAAGTTTGGAGAGGAACTTAAGGAAGTAAGGGGTGAggtgtggtggcctttaatcccagcactcgggaggcagagatgggctgATCTCTGCATTCAAGGAGGCCATCTtgatctacacagcaaggtccaggccagcccGGGGTTACCTAGAGCCCCAGCCGGCCTCAAGCTCTCTGTGTAGTTGGCCTCCCACCTCTCCCCCAAGGCTGGGGTTGCAGGGGGGCCCCACTAGGCCTAGCTCCTGGTCCCTTGCCTTCTCCCTGCCCTTGCTAAGCTCTTTTGTCTACAGCGGTGCAGTCCCTGGCCCTGTACAGATCTCGAGGGGCACCAGATGCCCCACATgccagcagaagcagcaggaaaagGTAGCAGCTGCTTTGTGCCCCATGTTTCCCGCCCGTTGGCTGTGAGGGGAAGGTTCCACCTCAGCCCTTGCTTTCTTCTCAGTCCCTTGATGACACGGCCTTGctgttttctggtctctatgtctagtTCATTTCTTCCTGCTTGCTCGAGGCCTAAAAAGGCTGGCATTGGGGTGACTTTCTCCAGAGTCTGTGACGAGAGTATGTTCCTAGATGTCTTGGTGTGCAATTTAATCAGCACAAAGACAGCTGTGCTTGGAGTGGTGGTggaaacctgtaatcccagtgctggggagactgaggcagatcatgagttccaggacagcctgggttacacagaggGACTCCatctaaaaagaagagaaaatttaaagaagataCATATTTCaggaagatgggagaggagagaaaaggagggggtggggagagaaccTGTCTTGGGAGAGCTGAGCCTGCATGAGGTTAAATTTCTTGGCAATTCCACCCAAGGTCTGTCTGGAAAGGACAGACGAGTTCTGCCCATGTTCcctccttcctgaggacccaggttttgcTCAGGCCTCTTCCTCTCTGGAGGTGGCATGGGTGAGGCTCAAGTTCAGTGTGTCATCACTTCCCTTTAGGTAACTGCCCTACACCCTAGGACACAGTCCACTGGGCTTGGTGGCATCAGGACCTTGAGAGACTGGCAGGACCCCTGGACAAACAAGCCAGTTTCTGCCCTGGGCATTTCACTTTCAAGCATGAGTAACAACAGAAGATGGCAGGATATGGACTTACACAAGAGGTGGAGGGATGGAGGTGCCAGGTGACTGGGGTCAGGTCCCAGCCACTTCCCTTGCCAGAGGCTCAGCTTGCCCCATGGGAGGGATACGGAAGTCTGTTGAACAGGGCTGGCCCTGCACTGGGCTGTGGGTAGCTCTTGGTAGAGAGCATCAGCGGCTTGGAGACAGTCTGGCTAGGCAGGTGAGGTCCTGCTAGTTGTAGTCATCCCCAACTGATGCAGCTGCCCATCTTCCCACTCCCTCAGCATCCCACTCTGCTAGGAGTTTCTGCCTGACCCACCCTCCTGGACCTGTGCACGTTGCCCACTGCACAAGTTTTCCTGGTTGCACTGGCAAGCTCGGAACTGAATTTACACTATCACCTATGAGCCccaggctgggggcgggggcgaGTCTGTTTTGGTTTGTCGTGTTTGTCTTGTGATTTACATTGATGAAGGCACGTGTTCCTCTAGGGAATTGCTAACCCCTCCTTCTCAAACCCTTCTCTTCCCTTGATTCCCTGTTTTAATGTAACCCCCAGGAAGCCCGGTTGGTCTCTTGCAGGTGGAACCAGCTAGCCCTGTCCTGAGCGTCCATGCTCTGCACGGTCCTTTGATAAAATCAGTTACACCTCTCCCGATCTGTCCCCTCCGGACTCAAGCATCCAGGCGAGGGCTCAAGTCAGTGAAACACAAATGGTGCAGCCAGGAACTgggaaaggaaggttttattcTCACTGCTGGACAGAGGCGACACCTAGGACCTTGGTAGCAGCAGGTAGTCCCTCCCAGTTCAGCCTTTCCTTTTGGCATGGCAGCTGGAGGCCACTTCGGGAGCCAGGGTGACAGCCCTGGCCTAGAGGGGAGCAGCAGTGGgtagcagtagcagcagcaggtCACGGCGGGGTTGGAGTGTTAGTCTGGCCGGCTGGTGCCTGTCCCCCAAAGCTGGTGTCTGatgaggggaggggcctggacaGTGAGCTGGGGACACTGAAGCAGCTCAGTCGGCAGTAAAGACACGACTGGAAATGTCATCGAGGAGCCAGTCGATGCCAGGCAGCAGGTCCTCCCCGGTGACGGCACTGCAGCCCTGGATGCGCCAGTGGTGGCTGCGGATGGAGGCCAGGTCCAGGGCCTGGGGACAGAAAGGACTGGTGGAACCAGCAGGCCTTAGCCTGTCCTTTCCCGGGCACCCAGGGGCCAACTCCAGCTGCACGCCAGTGGCACCCCTCGGTGACATAAAATCAACATGGGCTGCTGAGTGTCTGCTAGGAGCCAGGCATTTTGCAGGAACCACAGAGGTCATCTGTCTCTTGCTAAGGCCTCCTGATCCAGGGATGATGTGGTCCATTTTACCAAGGATGGAATCCAAACTGAGGCTCCATAACCTTCCACACCACTTAGCCAGTTAAAAGGCGGCAGAAAGATTCTAAagccagcggtggtggtgcacacctatgacACAGTTcacgggaggtggaggcaggggtaCACGAAACCTGTCTCAGACAGACAAAAATCAAGATTCTAAACCTGCTAGAGTAACAGTCAAGATGCAGCTATGACTCCAGCGCTAGGTCAACCTGGGGAACAATCTTGGCTTGTTTACCTACTGTGTGACACTGGGGaggttacttaacctctctgagtctccTGCATGCTTTGTGCAGTGACAGTCATTTCTGCCTCATGAGATTGTTGTATACAGGAAGAATGAAACGTGAATCCATGCAGAGAGCATCGCAGTGGGAAGCACTCACTGCAGGCTGGCTGCTAGAACCCTGTGAAATGATCAATTTGCAGGTCTGCCTTCGCCTAGACTGGGGCCACACTACCTTATTAATCATCAAATTCCGGGTACCCTGCCTAGGGCCTGCCACACAGCAGGGGCTGATAAGTGCTTTTAAAACCAattagccaggcatggaggtgcaTGCTTGAAGTttcaggcaggaggactgctgttgAGTTTGAGACCGGCCTggctacagaaaccctgtctcaaaagtaaataaaaaagactgccgggcggtggtagcgtacgcctttaatcccagcatttgggaggcagagccaggcagattgctgtgagttcgaggtcagcctggtctacagagcaagatctaggacaggcaccaaaactacagagagaaaccctgtctcgaaaaacaaaacaaaaacaaaaaacaaaacaacaacaacaaacagactgggcctagggatgtggctcagttagaagtgcttgcctagcatgcacaaggctctgggaacAATCACTAGCTCAACAGAAACTgacatgtggtgcacaccttaatctcAAGGACTCtccaggtggaggcaggaagatgaacaTTCCTGGGCATCCTCAGCTTCTAGTAAGTCTGAGGTCTGCTAGGACTGCGAAACCCagttcaaaaaaacaaaaataaacacaattaaaaataataaagcactaAAGACCTTTCAGTTTTTCTCAATGAGCCTGCACCAGGGCCTGACTCACCTCCTGAATAGCATTAGAGGACAGTGCTCCAGGCAGGTCCTGCTTGTTTGCAAAGATGAGGAGGGTCGCTCCAGCCAGGCGCTGGGGAAAGAGagcacagggtgggggtggggagggttagTGTACAGCCTGATCCCTTCTCTGCAAACCATGGGGGTTAGCGGTCAGCATGCAGGGTCAAGAGCAGGACTCCATGGTTGTTGGGGAGCCCCAGGTGGGGTAGGCAAAGTGGACAGAGCTGCTGATGCTAGCTACCACCCGGTGGGCATCTCTTCCATGATGGGGGAGGGTGTTGGCCACAGGGATCCCTGAGCCCTTGGTAGCTCTGGCTCTGCACAGAAAACATAAGCATGCTGAGGGCTGCCCTGGGAACACAGTGATAGAaccccctgcccctcctccccgtTCACAGAATCCTTAACTTGTCCTCCCAGTAACTGCCCTGTTGGCCTTTCTCTACTTAATTGCCTTGGTGGGTTTGCAACCAGAATCTCTCCATGTGCAAAGAGGAATCTAACTTCTGGGCCTAACCCGGCTGGGCCTTGGCTCAGCCTCTGTCAACAGTGACCTCTCTAGACTTGTTCAGTACTCCAGACGGGGCTGCACTCATactggtggtgtgtgtctgtgtctgtagtcTGACAGTCCCATGCATTCCTGTGGTTTCTGCACAGACATTAGCAGTTCCCTCTTACCCTCTCAAAAGTGCCCTGGCCTTCAACTAACTGAAATGTGGCAACGTGACTCAAGTCCTGGGACAGACAGAGCACATTAATGGAGAAATGGCAGTATTCAAATAAAACTCGTAGCTTAGGATAATAGCAATTCCTGAGCATGGCTTAGTGGCGCCCAActgtaatccctgtactcaggTGGTTAAGAAGgatggagccagcctgggctacatagagaaacctgatCTCACcactccctcaaaaaaaaaaaaaaatcaaccttgcCAAAACAAATAGATAATAATGAtagggcatggcggcacacaccagtaatcctattatttgggaagtagaggccggtggatcagcagttcaaggttagccttagccagtttaggccagcctgagatTCAGAGTAAAACTCtgtgtcaacaaaacaaaaaaaaaggtgttttggtCCAGATAGCAAATGTCAAGATTAGCCTAATTACAATTTTAGGAATGTGGAAGCTGAGGCTCAGGGAGGTTATGTGTCTTCCTAAAGCCACACAGCGCAGTTAGATTCCTATGCAAGTGTCATTGGCTCCCTGAGCTTCGCCCCTGCCCTGGTCCTGAGGCAGCTCCTGCAGATTCACTCAGGGTGGTGACTCAGTAAAACCAAAGAGATGTGAGTCCAGGTCTCAGCCCAGGGCCCAGTGAAAGAATGActtcacccctccctccccaagcgTCCAGACCAGTCACGGTGCATTTGGAAGCCCAgggcacacctcctccaccagCAGGCTCTGCAGCTCCCGCTGACAGTCCTGCATGCGCTGGCGGTCGGCGCTGTCCACCACCCAGATGAGGCCGTCTGTGCTCTCAAAGTAGTTCCTCCAGTAGGAGCGCAGAGACTTCTGGCCACCCACATCCCAGATGTTCAGCTTGAatctggggaggaaggggtgatGAAGGTCAAGCTGGTCCTGCCCTCCCTGCTTTCCCCCAGCCCCACGGTGGCCCCACGGTGGCCCGCAGTGGCCCTACTCACCCCCGGTGCTCTAGGGTCTTGATGTTGAAGCCCAGTGTTGGGGAGATGGTGTCCACATCTTCCCCATTGAACTTCTTGAGGATGGTGGTTTTGCCAGCATTGTCCAAGCCACTGGGGCACACGGGCTAAGGAGAAATCCCCGAGCTCTTCGAGAGGACATGTCTTCACACTACCACCTTCTCAGGGACTAGTTTTTCCTACTGTGTATTCAAACAAGTTGAGCATATGCCTGGCCCATAATTGGCTTGAGATTAATGTGGAAGTATCAAAATGGAATTGTATCATCTCGGGCAACTCAAAGTAACTTAATTTATGCAACAAATATTTAGTGCCTATTATGTGCCAAGTCCCCTCGGGTGTTGGTGGACAAGTCTTCACCCTTATGACactagcaaaaaacaaaaaacaaaaaacctaaaggggctggagagatggctcatcagtaaaGAGCGAtagctgcccttgcagaggaccttggttcagttcccagcaccctcatggtggttcacaaccaaactctgacctctatgggcaccaggcgcTCGAcatggttcacatacatacatagaggcaaaatactcacacaaagaaggaaaaaaaaagactgaataaagcagaagaggagaaagttAGGTACGTGGGATCCCTGAAACCAGTGAGACATTCCTGGAAGGGGTGGCTTTCAGCTTAGGTACCAAATAAGGCTCTGTGGGGTCTCGAGGACCAAAACAGATGGGCCCAGTCTTCTGAAGGACCTAGTAAAGTGCAAATATCTAGAGGGGGCAACCACCTTCATCTCTTTCTGGAATGATCCACAGCCTCTACTGCAGAGAACAAACGGCTGGGTAAGCTCGACAGCAGGGGAGAACTTGGAGCAGCCACAGCCTGAACTGAGGGGTGAGAGGGAAGGGACAGGCTTTGCTTTAGAACTTCTTCCTGCTCACCTGACCCAGGGCCAGAGATCCCCATCGCTAAGGGGGTGAGCAGAGTACCGCTCATCATCTGTAGCCCAACTTTAGCCTTGGAAGTTGGCCCTGATTATCCCGTGCCTTCCAATACCATCCCCTCTCCATGTTTCCTTCTCTCTTGTATCTTCCTCATTAGCAAACTCCCACTTTGCATGCTCCAGCAGTACCCTGAATCCACTCACTCTCCCCATCTTAGGCCCTCTGCCTAAATTTTCCCAGACACCTCTACCTTCCTCAAATCTTTGCCCAATAGTTACTATCTTGGCATGGTCTTTGACCACTTTGGACTGCATTCTTCTCTACTCAAGCAAACTACACATTTTATTGgctttattactttttttctcctcttctgttaTCCATAACGAAGGCTTTTTCGTTTCCCTGTTTTACAGCATTCCCTAACACAGCAGGTGATCAATACATAGTAATCCAATGACTGTCTTTCCCACAACTCTCTAAAATTCTAAGTGCATATTaatttccctcctctctccctgacAGTTTGTGGATCGCAGATGTCCGGGCAGCCGGGGACAGCGCAAGGCGGGTGATGCAGGTGCCAGTTAAGGCAATGGAAGGTCCGCAAGGGGCCCTGCGTGTGACAGTTAGACCTGCAGCCCAGTCCACGCCTACGCGCAGGGGCCTAGGCGGTCCCCACGCCCCTGGGATTCCAAGCCGGAGGGAACCGCCAGGGCCTACacgaaggggtggggtggggggtcagcGGTGGGGAGGAGCGGGGCCCACGCTCGAGCCAGCCCGAGAGACCGTGACGTCCGATCACCACCGGCGCGACGCGCCTCCCCATGACACTGGAGACCCCAGTCCAGGCCCGTCCCTCAGGTTCACACCGCCGGCGGTAGCACACAACCCCCCGGCCCGCAGAGTGGTACGGCCCGCCCCGGCCCCGCGCCGAGCAGTGGTAGCGCCGCGTGCGTGACGCACCACCGGCCGTGGGTGCCCACGGCGGCCGCGCCCTCGCGCCCGGCTCCGCCCACCCGGCGGACCCACCCTCGCGGCCGCTGGGGCGCTCTGAGGATACAGCATGAGCAGCCGCAGCTCTCGCTCTTTCTGCTTCATCTTCTTCAGAATGGTCAGAAGCCCCATGATCCCGTCGCCCCCTCCCGGCCGCCGTTTCTTCTAGTCCCGGGACCCCGCTCCCGGTTCCTATTGGCCAGTCCGGTGCTTGGTTCCGCCTTCGCTATCACGTGACGCCTGAGTGCGGGGCGTCGCCCTCTAGCGGCGCGGCGGCGAATTTGCTGCCTGCCGCGTTAACCCTTCCTTCGCTTTCCGATGTCGGTGGTTTGGGGAGGACTAGGGCAAAGTCCCCAAACCCCCTGACTCCGAGGCCTCGGTCGCGGACGCGAAGCTGACATCTCGAGCTGTGTCTCGTTTGGGTAGGGAGAACCCGCGAAGGGATTCTTAGCCAGGAGTTCGAGCCTAGTTCCATAAGGGGCTGACGAACCAGCCGGGGACCGTAATAATGGCCCAGTTCCTGCGCATCTTGTGACTTGCATTATTCACATCTGCCAAGAGATCGAAAACGCGTTGATCCTGGTGCGGGACTCTGTCGCATATGGCCCTGTGCGTTCAGTCGAGGGGGATGATGCCCCCTAAGGGCCATTTGGAAATGTGCGGGCAATGAGGGCTCCTTTGGGTTGTTTCAGTGACATTTAAAGCTCTAAGTTTCCCGCAATGCAGCGATCAGACCTGCACAAAGGATTGGCCGGTCTAGGAAGCTATCAGGTTGAGAAGCTCCATTCCAACGTTCGGATAAAACTGGGGGCTAtccggtcggtggtggcgcatgcctttaatcccagcactagggaggcagagccgggcggatctctgaattcaaggccagcctggtctacataagaagttccaggacaaccagtgctatgtagagagaccctgtttcaaaaaacaaacagatttttaaaaacctgaagCCCACCTGCTGGCATGATTTTGAATGATTTTGCCCaagagttctttttgttttgtttttggagacagggtttttctgtgtagccctggctgtcttggaactcgatctatagaccaggatggcctcgaactcaaagactcctgaatgctggtggtggcacacacttttaatcccagcacctgggagtcagaggcaagtagatgaggccagcctggtctacatatcaagtttcaggccagccagggctacatatagtgagatactgtctcaaaaaaaaaaaatattgtctgtaaattgtgtgtgtgtgtgtgtgtgtgtgcgcgcgcgtgcgcgcgcgccctTGCTCACCCTTGCTCATAcaactggaggtcagaggacaatttaaaggctggccttaaactcactatgcagctaaGGATAGTGaagaactcttgatcctcttcccacttcccaagtgctgggattatgggctgGTCCACTGTATCTCACCCATTGTTTGtggggtttgctttgttttaatttactgtttcatttatatgtttttttttttttttttttttttttctcgagacagggtttctctgtgtagcattgcgcctttcctggagctcacttggtagcccaggctggcctcgaactcacagagatccacctacctctgcctcccaagtgctgggattaaaggcgtgcgccaccatgcccggctcctgtttcatttatatgtgtataaatatttgcTTGCATGCTTGTCTGGGCACCACGTGAGTGCCTGGTACCActtggggccagaagagggcattggagcccctggaagtggagttatggTTAACTGTGATCCACCAGGCCGGTGCTGAGAATGGAGCTGTTTACTGATCCACCGTCTCTCCAatcccttttgttgttgttttgtgtagcTAAGTAGTCCCGAGGCTCTGTGCAGGGCTCAGTTTACCCAAAGGAAACAACGTAGCCAGACTTTTGCTGGATGCAGTGGCTGGTGCTTGCTGAGGCTGGAGTGTCTTGAATCAGCAGTTCAAGGGCCTGCTGGGGCTAGCAGGGGGCTTGAACCCGGACTTCAGGACTGGCAGGACGACAGCATGAGACTTCCTCccaaaactataaataaataaagcaggtgTCACCTTTCAAAGAGCTGCTCTACTCCCCTGTTATCTTTGAAGTCAGAGTGACCATAACCAAACTTTTTATTCTGGAACAGAAATGGAAACTACTAGGACTCAAGGACACctgtttaaatgaaaattgctgggctagagagatggctccatagttaagagtactgtctgctcttccagaagaccagcttcaattcccagcacccacatggcagctcacagctgtctgtaactccagttccaggggacccaacacacTCAcaggacatacatgcaggtaaaacaccaatgaacataacaATAAACCAATcacttaagaaaaaagaaaactgccattaagaaaaaagaaagctgttgggcacacacctttaatcccagcactcaggaggcagagctaggcggatctctgtgagtttgaggccaactgtgtatacagagtgagatctaggataggcaccaaaaaaaaaaaaaaactacaccgagaaaccctgtctcgaaaaaccaaaaagaaaaagaaagaaagaaagaaaaagagaaaaaagaaaattgctaaTCATTAAGCACTATTGAagtatattgaaatatttttactcatttttaatatctaaacatttatttttaaggcaaCCTTAGATAAATTTTCTGTTTGTTAGAACTATAATGCTATCTACAGCCATACCTCCCTGAACGTCTGATCTCTTCTGAACTTGGAAGCTAACCAGAGTCAAGCTTGTTAGTACTTGGGAGAACTGTAATACTCATATTAGCTTGTTATATATTGGGTATATACAACATGagtattattgtttgtttcttgccTCTTTTcaggggcccgccacccagctctcaagtaaatcacacatcgaagcttattctttttgtttgtttgtttttcaagatatgggtttctctgtgaagctttgcgcctttcctggaactaaatctgtagaccaggctggcctcgaactcacagagatccgcctggctctgcctcctgagtgttgggattaaaggcccaggtgaggcttattcttaattgtaaatgctcggccttagcttggtttgttgatagctagcttttcttaaattaacccatctatctttggccttggggctcttcctgttctcttacttctataaatctcaGTCTGTGGCTTGCtgagtagctgggtggctggcccctgatgtccttcttctccttttctggcCACTATATctcccctcccagatttctccttctatatgttcactctgcccgccagccccacctatccatTCTCCTGCCCTGGTATTGGCCGTTCACTTCTTctttagaccatcaggtgttttagacaggcaaagtaacacagctccacagaattaaacaaatacagcataaacaaaagtaacacaccttaaaataatattttacaacatttcccctttttgtctaaataaaaagaaaggtttttaactttaacatagtataaCTGCATACAAAAAagttatcaaataaaaattaatttataatattcACTTTATTtacatttagcaaattcagagaaagcatTCCACCCTTCATCTATCTGAGTGACTCTAAAGTTTTAGACATAATTTACTTTCTGTCATAACTAACGAAAATTGCAACTGtaactctctagtcttcaactccacaAAGACCCAGAAAGCAGAGACAtttggttgcctggacagtcacccaaagttcctctgcgacgttgggacatccatcttcagcctacaggtccaGAATATCTGGCAGGAATTTTgaactgtcctgccttgttttggcaaattcatcagtcactttcctgtgtgttCTGCAGAATATTGAGcggtttcttctgtgaagcaggaaccctgaaggaccatcatgccttgttttggcaaaattcagtggtcactttctgggggtcctgcatgttcagtttatataacatactgtcaGTCAGTCCAGGCAAGAtcagcttcttgcccaaatgactagccttgccacattgaaagcaatctccataaggagtttctttgatgcccatcatctctgaagtaaattcatgctaccaggagcagacgttt
The nucleotide sequence above comes from Peromyscus maniculatus bairdii isolate BWxNUB_F1_BW_parent chromosome 1, HU_Pman_BW_mat_3.1, whole genome shotgun sequence. Encoded proteins:
- the Arl2 gene encoding ADP-ribosylation factor-like protein 2; its protein translation is MGLLTILKKMKQKERELRLLMLGLDNAGKTTILKKFNGEDVDTISPTLGFNIKTLEHRGFKLNIWDVGGQKSLRSYWRNYFESTDGLIWVVDSADRQRMQDCQRELQSLLVEERLAGATLLIFANKQDLPGALSSNAIQEALDLASIRSHHWRIQGCSAVTGEDLLPGIDWLLDDISSRVFTAD